GAGCGGGGCAAAGGGGCGCTATATAAAAAGTTTAAGAATTTCAAAAAACAACAAAATCAAAATTTAGGAGTCTAACTACTATGGATTTAATAGAAAAAGAACTATCAAAAGAAGTTATCTTTAGAGGAAAAATCTTGAATCTAGAAAAATACAACGTTGAATTACCAAACAAAAACACATCAACCAGGGAAGTTGTTAACCATCCTGGAGCAGTAGCAATATTGCCAGTAGATAATGAAGGAAACATCTACCTCGTTAAACAATACAGATTCCCAATAAGAAAAGTATTAATAGAAATACCTGCAGGAAAGTTTGACTCACCTAATGAGGACCCTTTGGAATGCGGTAAAAGGGAGTTAGAAGAAGAAATAGGAAAGCAAGCAAACAAATGGGTTGAGTTAGGATACATATACACAACCCCAGGTTTTTCAACGGAAAAAATATATTTATATCTGGCCAAAGAATTAACTGAAGTAGGAGTCAATCCAGATGATGACGAGTTTGTTGAAGTCTTAAAAGTAACCACAGATGAAATGAAAGAGATGATAAAAAAAGGTGAAATTACCGATTCAAAAAGTATTTGTGCTTTCTACAAATATTTACTTCTTTAATAAAATCAAAAAATTTTGGAGGACTAAACGATGATCTCAAATACTGTAAAAACAAGATTTGCACCAAGTCCAACAGGGTATCTTCACGTTGGTGGAGCTAGAACAGCACTTTTTAACTATCTCTTTTCCAAAAAAAATGAAGGAAAATTTATCTTAAGAATTGAAGACACAGACATAGAACGTTCAACAAAAGAATCCGAAGATCAACTTATAAACACTCTAAAATGGTTGGATTTGAATTGGGATGAAGGGCCTCTAATCGGTGGAGATTATGGACCATATAGACAGAGTGAAAGGTTAGAAATCTACCAACGAAGAGCAAAAGAACTAATAGAAAAAGGGAAAGCATATGAGGCATATATCTCACCAGAAGAAATAGAAGAAGTAAAAAACCAGTTAATCAGCGAAGGTAAACCACCACATTATACATATGATTTGATTTCAAAGTACAACACAGAGGAGAGAATTGAAGAGTACAATTACAAAGGGTTAAACCCCGTTGTTTTTTTGAAGATGCCTCAAAAAGATTATGAACTCGATGATAAAATAAAGGGTAAAGTTATCTTTAAGAAAGGTTCTATAGGTGATTTTATAATTCTAAGAAGCAACGGTATACCTACATATAATTTTGCTGTCGTTGTGGACGATATAGAAATGAAAATCACCCATGTTATCAGGGGGGACGATCATCTACCAAACACTTTGCGACAAATGGCAATTTATGAAGCTTTTGAGGTGGAACCCCCAATATTTGCACATGTTTCGATGATCTTAGGACCAGATGGGAAAAAATTATCCAAGAGACATGGTGCTACCTCTGTCGAAGAGTTTATGGTTCAGGGATATTTGCCTGAAGCTGTTGACAATTATTTGGCTTTGCTTGGCTGGTCTCATCCTGAAGGTAAAGAAATATTGCCTCTCTCTGAAATAATTGATAATTTTACCTTGGATAGGGTCAATTCAAGCCCCGCAATATTTGACGAGAAAAAATTAAAGTGGATGAACGGGCAGTATCTAAGAAACAAATCTCTGGAAGAAATCTATCAACTCGCAGAACCTTTTGTGATTGGATCAAAACTACTAAGTAAAGAACAATATGAAGTAAACAAAAAATGGGTTATTAAAGCTTTAGAAACTATTCTTTCTTCTGTTGATATATTAAGTGAAATACCCGAAAAAATGGAAGTTTTTTTAAAAGATGTATTCCCAGATACAAATGATCCTGAATTTAAAGAATACTTCGATAAAAGAGGAGTAAAAGAAGCTATTAACTTAGTTTATAAGTATTTCAATGAAGATGACAGATGGGATACACAAACTATAACAGAAAATTTAAAGAATGCTATGAACGAAGCCGACCCTCAAAAGAAACCATTCTACATGTCTTTAAGAAAAATTTTAACGGATTCATTTCATGGACCTGATTTGATAAATACGATATTTTTGTTAGGTAGAAACACTGTTTTGGAAAGGCTCCAAAGGGTGATCGAGATTTGAAATCTCTTCCTACAATTAAAATATACGATACATTAAGTGCACAATTAGTTGATTTAATACCGGTAAAAGAAGGCGAAATAAAAATTTATCTTTGTGGACCAACAGTCTACAACTTGTTACACATTGGGAATGCAAGGCCTATTATAATATTTGATGCTTTTAGACGTTTTTTAGAATATATTGGTTACAAAGTTACATTAGTACAGAACTTCACCGATATAGACGATAAGATCATCGATCAAGCAAAAAAAGAGGACCTACCTTTCGAAGAGGTAGGGAAAAGATATATAATTGAGTATTGGAGAGATATGACGGCTCTTAAAGCAAGAGCTTTTAATTTTCACCCGAAAACTACTACTTATGTTGATGAAATTATATCTTATATAAAAGAACTTGAAGAAAAAGGTTACGCTTATAAAGCTGAAAACGGAGATGTTTACTTTGAAGTTGGAAAATTTTCAAGATATGGAGAGTTATCGCACAGAAAGATTGAAGATCTGAAAGTCGGGATCAGAGTAGATGTTTCTGAATACAAAAAAAATCCTTTGGACTTCGCCCTTTGGAAATCTTCAAAAGAAGGAGAACCGTTTTGGGAAAGCCCATGGGGAAAAGGTCGTCCAGGGTGGCACATAGAATGTTCTGTTATGTCTTCTGAAATACTAGGAGATACCTTCGATATTCATGCGGGAGGTAACGATCTCATCTTTCCTCATCACGAGAACGAAAGAGCCCAAGCTTTAGCAAAAAGTGGTAAGGATTTTGCAAAATATTGGATGCACAACGGAATGATTCGTATGGCACAAGATAAGATGTCAAAATCCTTAGGGAACGTTTGGTATTTAAGAGACCTTTTGAAAAAATTTGATTCGGATGTCTTAAAAATTTTTATACTCAGCAAACACTATCGTATACCTATAGATATAAGCGAGGAACTGCTTCATACCCAAGAGGTATCAGTTAATAGAGTTAAAGAATCATTGAATGAAGCTGAGGAATTCTTTAACGGGAAAGTGCCTTATCCTCAAGAAATGAATTACTTTAAGGAACAAGAAGAGTATCTCATTAGTGGCCTTTCGAATGATTTTGACACACCATCTGTTGTAGCAAGAATCTTCGAATTATCGAGAGATTTAAACAAAGCGTTAAATTCACGTGATGAAGAAACAATAAAAAATAATTATTATATAATAAGAAATATTTATGGGAGTGTTTTAGGGGTTTTTGAAACTAATGAACAAGTAAAGAAGAATAATCTAGAATTAAATCAACTAATGGAAATTATTCTAAACGTAAGATCTGTTCTTAGAGAAGAAAAGTTATACAATCTTTCTGACTACATAAGGGATAACTTAAGCAAAATTGGTATAGAAATAAAAGATACCGCTGAAGGAACAAAATGGTCTTAGAACTGGAGGTGCTCTTAAATAGACGTTAATATAATAAATTCAGTACTCGCCTCTCTCAAAAACACCTTTAAGATAATCACAAAGATAGATATTTATTTGGAAAAGCCATATGTCGTCCAAGAAATCGAAAAACATTACGATGTGGTTACTAATATAGGTTTTACTGGTGAACTTGAAGGAAATATTCTTTATTCCTTTACCGAAAATGTAGCAAAAGATATAGTTAATAATATGATGGATGGTATGATGAAAATAGACGAGATTAATGATATGGCGATTAGTGCTATAGGAGAACTTGGCAATATGGTTTCTGGATCCATAGCCACTAATCTCGAAAAATACGGTTATAATATAGTTGTAACTCCTCCATCCGTATTTACTGGCAAGATTGTAAAAGTCAATTCTAAAGGTGCCATCTTAGGATTTCCAGTTTACGTTTCTGGTGACAACGAAATGGATTTGTACTTTATTTACAGAGAAACGAACTAAAATTCTTAAGAGAAAAATTTGCGCTTGTGTTCACAAAAAAATCATGCAAAAGGGCAAATTTAAATATGAGCTTTAAAGAGAGCTAATTATTAAGTTTCAGAATTCCAAAAGACAGAAAAAAGTGTAGGCT
The window above is part of the Petrotoga miotherma DSM 10691 genome. Proteins encoded here:
- a CDS encoding chemotaxis protein CheX, producing the protein MEKPYVVQEIEKHYDVVTNIGFTGELEGNILYSFTENVAKDIVNNMMDGMMKIDEINDMAISAIGELGNMVSGSIATNLEKYGYNIVVTPPSVFTGKIVKVNSKGAILGFPVYVSGDNEMDLYFIYRETN
- a CDS encoding NUDIX domain-containing protein: MDLIEKELSKEVIFRGKILNLEKYNVELPNKNTSTREVVNHPGAVAILPVDNEGNIYLVKQYRFPIRKVLIEIPAGKFDSPNEDPLECGKRELEEEIGKQANKWVELGYIYTTPGFSTEKIYLYLAKELTEVGVNPDDDEFVEVLKVTTDEMKEMIKKGEITDSKSICAFYKYLLL
- the cysS gene encoding cysteine--tRNA ligase, producing the protein MKIYDTLSAQLVDLIPVKEGEIKIYLCGPTVYNLLHIGNARPIIIFDAFRRFLEYIGYKVTLVQNFTDIDDKIIDQAKKEDLPFEEVGKRYIIEYWRDMTALKARAFNFHPKTTTYVDEIISYIKELEEKGYAYKAENGDVYFEVGKFSRYGELSHRKIEDLKVGIRVDVSEYKKNPLDFALWKSSKEGEPFWESPWGKGRPGWHIECSVMSSEILGDTFDIHAGGNDLIFPHHENERAQALAKSGKDFAKYWMHNGMIRMAQDKMSKSLGNVWYLRDLLKKFDSDVLKIFILSKHYRIPIDISEELLHTQEVSVNRVKESLNEAEEFFNGKVPYPQEMNYFKEQEEYLISGLSNDFDTPSVVARIFELSRDLNKALNSRDEETIKNNYYIIRNIYGSVLGVFETNEQVKKNNLELNQLMEIILNVRSVLREEKLYNLSDYIRDNLSKIGIEIKDTAEGTKWS
- the gltX gene encoding glutamate--tRNA ligase yields the protein MISNTVKTRFAPSPTGYLHVGGARTALFNYLFSKKNEGKFILRIEDTDIERSTKESEDQLINTLKWLDLNWDEGPLIGGDYGPYRQSERLEIYQRRAKELIEKGKAYEAYISPEEIEEVKNQLISEGKPPHYTYDLISKYNTEERIEEYNYKGLNPVVFLKMPQKDYELDDKIKGKVIFKKGSIGDFIILRSNGIPTYNFAVVVDDIEMKITHVIRGDDHLPNTLRQMAIYEAFEVEPPIFAHVSMILGPDGKKLSKRHGATSVEEFMVQGYLPEAVDNYLALLGWSHPEGKEILPLSEIIDNFTLDRVNSSPAIFDEKKLKWMNGQYLRNKSLEEIYQLAEPFVIGSKLLSKEQYEVNKKWVIKALETILSSVDILSEIPEKMEVFLKDVFPDTNDPEFKEYFDKRGVKEAINLVYKYFNEDDRWDTQTITENLKNAMNEADPQKKPFYMSLRKILTDSFHGPDLINTIFLLGRNTVLERLQRVIEI